The sequence TTACAAGTCAGGATAAGGTTATTGCTGTTTTAGGACCGAATGCCAGCGGTCAGGCAATACCAATTTCTTCTGTATTAGAGGAAATGAAGGTTCCTGATATTGCTACCGTTGCTACAAATCCGAAGGTTACTGTGGTTGATGGGAAGGTGAAGCCCTTCAACTTCAGGGTCTGCTTCATTGACCCGTATCAAGGTGCAGTAGCTGCAGGATATGCCTATGATGTGTTGGGCTTCAGGAAGGCGGCGATCCTGTATGATATAGCTGATGATTATTCTCAGGGTCTAACGGAATTCTTTGAAAAGCATTTTATTGAAAAGGGTGGGGAGATAGTTGCCAAAGAGGCTTTTAAATTCGGGGATACCGATTTTAGGCCTCAGCTGAGCAAAATAAAGGCAGCAAATCCTGAAGTGATATTTATGCCTTACTTCTTCAAAGAGGTAGCCCTGAGCGCAAACCAGGCACGAGAACTGGGAATAGACTGCGTGCTGATGGGTGGTGATGGTTGGCCTTCGGAAGTCCTTCTGGAAATGGCGGCTGATGCCGTAAATGGCAGCTATTTTGTAAATCACCTCGATTTTGACGATCCGGAGGTTCAGGACTTCAAGACCCGTTATATGAAAAAATACAACAGGAAGGTGGAACTGAACGGTTACCTGGCTCATGATGCCGTAATGCTCTTAATTGATGCTATAGAAAGGGCCGGGAGCTTTGATCCGGTAGCTATAAGGGATGCCCTGGAAACTGCTGAAATCAAAGGGATTACCGGGACCATTAAGATCGGAAAGGATACCCATAATCCTGAAGGGAAAGAAGCTGCCATTATCAAGGTTGTAGATGGCGAGTATGTATTCCAGCAGAAATATGCTCCCAAAATTGATTAGCATAAAATTGGCTTAAACAGCTGAGAATTTAACTTGGGGGGAGTAATTTCCCCCTGGGTTAAATTTAATTATTTTAAGGAGAGGTGACGATGACACAACTGATACAGCAGCTGATAAACGGTTTGTCTATAGGGAGTGTTTATGCCCTGATGGCTGTAGGCTATTCCCTGGTCTACAGTATAATGAACTTCAGCAATTTCGCACACGGCGGTGTAATAATGTTAGGGTCTTATTTTGGATTCTTCCTTTTAACCCTTTTTAAACTACCATTTACAGCAGCTTTTTTAGGGGCTGCTTTAGGTGCAGCTGTAGTTGCAGTGATAATTGAAAGGGTTGCTTACAGCCCCTTAAGGGCCCGCAATGCTCCCTTCCTTTATTTCATAATATCTGCCATGGGGGCTTCTATTTTCCTGGAGAATTTTGTTATAGCAACTATAGGCCCAACCTTTAAGACTTACCCTCCTGTTTTCCCTAAAGAACCCTTTAGATTTGGCCCTCTCTTTGTAGGCCGTCTTGATATGATGATGTTTTTAATTTCCGTAGTATGCCTTGCTGCGCTGGTCTATTTTATAGATTTTACGAAAACGGGTAAGGCTATAAGGGCAACGGCATACAACATGAGGGCCAGTGTGCTTATGGGGATTAACACCGATATGGTAATCATTATAGTTTTCGGAATCGGTGGAGCTCTTGCAGGGATAGCCGGTGTGCTTTTTGGTATGAAATATACGGTTTACCCCCAAATGGGTTTTATTACCCTAAAATCATTTATTGCTGCGGTTTTCGGAGGATTGGGGAGCCTTCCGGGAGCGGTTATAGGTTCAATCCTGTTGGGTGTTATTGAGACGCTGACATCCGGATATATCTCATCCCAGCTGAGAGACCTTATTTCCTTCAGCCTCCTTATAATTATTCTGGTTATCAGGCCCATGGGGCTTATGGGCAGGATAACAGAAGAAAAGGCATAGAAGGAGGGAAGGAAAATGGACTGGTTTTATATAAAAGGCATCTTAATCCTTTCAGGAATAAACCTGATGGCCGTTTTAGGATTATCCCTTTTAACCGGCTTTACCGGGCTTTTTTCCTTCGGGCATGCAGGGTTCATGGCCCTGGGAGCTTATGCTACAGCGGTGATGACGGTTAAGTTCGGGATTCCTTTTATTCCCGCTTTACTGGTAGGAGGGCTGACAGCGGCCCTGGCCAGTTTATTTATAGGCCGACTGACCTTAAACCTAAAAGGGGATTATTTTTGCATAGCTACCCTGGGATTTGGTGAGGCTATAAGGCTTATTCTGGACAATATCCAGTATTTCGGAGGGGCCAGGGGGTGGCCTGGTATTCCCCAGGAAACCACCCTGTTAAAGGTAGTTATATTGAATATTATAGCTATAATTATCCTCAAAAACCTTATCAGGTCCCGCCACGGGAGAAATATGATCGCTATAAGGG is a genomic window of Koleobacter methoxysyntrophicus containing:
- a CDS encoding ABC transporter substrate-binding protein — encoded protein: MKAKWLSALLVIILAVSLLAAGCGKKEEAPAQEETVKVGWIGSLTGDQAIWGQCELNTIKMLFEEINEKGGILGRKLEVIGYDTRGDAMEAVNAVKRLTSQDKVIAVLGPNASGQAIPISSVLEEMKVPDIATVATNPKVTVVDGKVKPFNFRVCFIDPYQGAVAAGYAYDVLGFRKAAILYDIADDYSQGLTEFFEKHFIEKGGEIVAKEAFKFGDTDFRPQLSKIKAANPEVIFMPYFFKEVALSANQARELGIDCVLMGGDGWPSEVLLEMAADAVNGSYFVNHLDFDDPEVQDFKTRYMKKYNRKVELNGYLAHDAVMLLIDAIERAGSFDPVAIRDALETAEIKGITGTIKIGKDTHNPEGKEAAIIKVVDGEYVFQQKYAPKID
- a CDS encoding branched-chain amino acid ABC transporter permease; translation: MTQLIQQLINGLSIGSVYALMAVGYSLVYSIMNFSNFAHGGVIMLGSYFGFFLLTLFKLPFTAAFLGAALGAAVVAVIIERVAYSPLRARNAPFLYFIISAMGASIFLENFVIATIGPTFKTYPPVFPKEPFRFGPLFVGRLDMMMFLISVVCLAALVYFIDFTKTGKAIRATAYNMRASVLMGINTDMVIIIVFGIGGALAGIAGVLFGMKYTVYPQMGFITLKSFIAAVFGGLGSLPGAVIGSILLGVIETLTSGYISSQLRDLISFSLLIIILVIRPMGLMGRITEEKA
- a CDS encoding branched-chain amino acid ABC transporter permease is translated as MDWFYIKGILILSGINLMAVLGLSLLTGFTGLFSFGHAGFMALGAYATAVMTVKFGIPFIPALLVGGLTAALASLFIGRLTLNLKGDYFCIATLGFGEAIRLILDNIQYFGGARGWPGIPQETTLLKVVILNIIAIIILKNLIRSRHGRNMIAIREEELASKIVGIDVFRYKMISLLISAFYAGIAGGMLGHYATFLQPKMFSLVKSTELTIIVIFGGLGSITGSVLGAVVLTALPELLRAFAQWRLVVYGAAVIFIMISRPEGLMGGKELSFMTIKSVLRYTKPWRKIGAFTEGRRQGRL